The following are encoded together in the Salinibacter grassmerensis genome:
- a CDS encoding alkaline phosphatase family protein yields MRRILFVFLDGIGLGPAGPKNPLSTDAGAAFRRLAGGAPWVQSLPERATSNHLVRPLDATLQMDGLPQSGTGQATLFTGVNCAERVGRHFGPYPHSATHDVLDHENLFHRVQALPSVPDGGVAFANAFPPRFFEAPSRRWTVTTRCCAGAGVSLRDLDALRARRAVAADLTAEGWRDGLQLDVSARTPADAAQTLFATHRDHVLTLFEFFQTDKVGHRRIDLAPGVLLERLDNFLGQLLDLLDPAQDTLVVTSDHGNLEDTSHTQHTRNPVPLLAYGWAASHLADARTLAGVTPGIVEALRTGRNDR; encoded by the coding sequence GTGCGACGGATTCTATTCGTCTTTCTGGACGGGATCGGACTGGGCCCGGCCGGACCGAAAAACCCGCTTTCGACCGACGCCGGCGCCGCATTCCGGCGGCTGGCCGGCGGGGCGCCCTGGGTCCAGTCGCTCCCCGAACGGGCCACCTCCAATCACCTCGTCCGTCCCCTCGACGCCACGCTGCAGATGGACGGACTGCCCCAGAGCGGCACCGGACAGGCCACCCTCTTCACCGGCGTAAATTGTGCCGAGCGAGTGGGACGTCACTTCGGGCCGTATCCCCACTCCGCCACCCACGACGTTCTGGACCACGAGAACCTCTTCCATCGCGTGCAGGCCCTGCCGTCGGTCCCCGACGGGGGCGTCGCGTTCGCCAACGCATTTCCGCCGCGGTTCTTCGAGGCCCCGTCGCGGCGGTGGACCGTCACGACACGCTGCTGCGCAGGGGCCGGCGTGTCCCTTCGCGACCTCGACGCCCTGCGGGCCCGCCGGGCCGTGGCCGCGGACCTGACGGCAGAGGGCTGGCGGGACGGCCTCCAGCTCGACGTGTCCGCCCGCACGCCCGCCGACGCTGCCCAGACCCTGTTTGCGACCCACCGCGACCACGTCCTCACCCTGTTTGAGTTTTTCCAGACGGACAAGGTGGGGCACCGGCGGATCGACCTTGCTCCGGGCGTGCTCCTGGAACGACTCGACAACTTCCTCGGACAGTTGCTCGACCTCCTCGATCCCGCACAGGACACCCTCGTCGTGACGAGTGACCACGGCAACCTGGAGGACACCAGCCACACCCAACACACCCGCAATCCCGTGCCGCTCCTGGCCTACGGGTGGGCCGCCTCGCACCTGGCCGATGCCCGCACGCTGGCCGGCGTGACCCCCGGCATCGTCGAGGCGCTCCGGACCGGGCGCAACGACCGGTGA